In the Leptolyngbya sp. 'hensonii' genome, one interval contains:
- a CDS encoding cobalt-precorrin-6A reductase: MGANETIGINLDHLRLLILGGTGDATELLAKASLLPQLQIMTSLAGRTQHPVVPAGAVRIGGFGGVEGLVTYLQQHQIDLLIDATHPFAAQISHHAAAAAAACGIPHLILSRPAWQPVPGDRWLDVERIEAAATILPDRAKRVFLTTGRQQLAAFAHLESLWFLMRMIDPPLSGTAVPPGELLFDRGPFSLQDELTLMTHYGIDTVVSKNSGGEATYAKIRAARELGLPVVMVRRPMLPAAEVAPDIPAAMAWLTRHIHP, from the coding sequence TTGGGGGCCAACGAGACGATTGGAATTAATCTGGATCATCTGCGGCTCCTGATTCTGGGGGGCACGGGAGATGCAACAGAACTATTGGCTAAAGCTTCTTTGCTACCACAGCTCCAGATTATGACGTCTCTGGCCGGACGTACCCAGCATCCTGTTGTCCCTGCAGGTGCAGTCCGGATCGGTGGCTTTGGCGGCGTAGAGGGTCTGGTTACCTACCTGCAGCAACACCAGATTGATCTGTTGATTGATGCCACCCATCCCTTTGCCGCCCAGATTTCTCACCATGCTGCGGCTGCGGCTGCGGCCTGTGGCATTCCCCACCTGATTTTGAGCCGACCAGCCTGGCAACCCGTCCCTGGCGATCGCTGGCTGGACGTTGAGAGGATTGAAGCAGCAGCGACAATCTTGCCCGATCGGGCCAAACGGGTATTCTTAACCACAGGCCGCCAGCAGCTCGCAGCTTTTGCCCATCTGGAGTCCCTCTGGTTCCTGATGCGCATGATTGATCCCCCCTTATCGGGAACGGCGGTACCGCCAGGAGAATTGCTCTTCGATCGGGGACCGTTTTCGCTCCAGGATGAGCTAACCCTGATGACCCACTATGGTATTGACACCGTGGTCTCGAAAAACAGCGGCGGAGAGGCTACCTATGCCAAGATCAGAGCTGCCCGTGAGCTGGGTCTCCCTGTGGTGATGGTCCGTCGTCCGATGTTGCCAGCGGCAGAGGTGGCACCGGATATCCCTGCAGCGATGGCCTGGTTAACCCGTCACATTCACCCTTGA
- a CDS encoding DUF3288 family protein has protein sequence MATDSEGKDQQHPLWSRDRQVVDSLLQGEPTDYNLVELGRLRIRYQDFPGARDIQRDLDNVLQRWQLTEAELYARTREIHALGEVYRGLGGQRDDWN, from the coding sequence ATGGCGACAGACTCTGAAGGCAAAGATCAACAACATCCGTTATGGAGCCGCGATCGTCAGGTTGTTGATAGTCTCCTCCAGGGGGAACCCACAGATTACAATCTGGTAGAGTTAGGGCGGCTCCGCATCCGCTATCAGGATTTTCCTGGAGCCAGGGATATCCAGCGCGACCTGGACAATGTGTTACAGCGCTGGCAACTCACAGAAGCTGAGTTATATGCTAGAACCCGTGAGATTCATGCCTTAGGAGAGGTTTATCGAGGACTTGGGGGCCAACGAGACGATTGGAATTAA
- a CDS encoding penicillin-binding protein 2, with translation MSFPRPPVSPGKPRRLSVVSQPPAKGSRPPAPFLIKASSNRLALVWGILLLSTLGLGCNLFRLQVLQAPLLLQQARQQQIVALRPFVPRRQIVDRRGNVLAFDQPVYTLYAHPRLFKQPKSELADQLAPILGKRPADLMTQFNQGPTGVQIEFSLPEGAAQQIEAMELDGLELIRRQQRIYPQQNLASSVLGYVNLDRQGQAGVEYSQQSFLERVVKVLHLTRTGSGSLIPNQERTVPLQVDEQRLQLTLDLRLQRVARSSLQKQLKQYQAKRGAVIVMDAMDGSILSLVVEPSYDPNEYSRFNLELFKNWAVTDLYEPGSTFKPLNVAIALESKAIQADDVFNDEGRIFVGGWPIEDYDYSSVGARGPLTVTEILQNSSNVGMVRIVQQMKRESYYRWLERLGLGQKSGIDLPFEIASQLKPREQFIASPIESATTAFGQGFSITPIQLVQMHATLANGGKRVTPHVVRGLIDASNQLQEQPDRAGSKRVFSSRTTRTVLAMMEAVVERGTGKPGRIAGYRIAGKTGTAQKANSAGGYSSHAKITSFVSIFPVEAPRYVVLAVVDEPKGDNAFGATVAAPIVKSVIETLIPLEGVAPAKVGSSTR, from the coding sequence ATGAGCTTCCCCCGCCCCCCTGTCTCCCCCGGCAAGCCTCGTCGCTTATCTGTTGTCAGTCAGCCACCAGCAAAGGGTTCTAGGCCACCTGCCCCTTTCTTGATTAAGGCGTCTTCTAACAGGCTGGCTCTCGTCTGGGGAATTTTGTTGCTCAGTACTCTGGGGTTGGGGTGCAATCTGTTCCGGTTACAGGTATTGCAGGCTCCCCTGTTGCTGCAACAGGCCAGACAGCAACAAATCGTTGCCCTTCGTCCTTTTGTGCCCCGACGCCAGATTGTCGATCGTCGCGGCAATGTCCTGGCTTTTGACCAACCGGTTTATACCCTTTACGCCCATCCCAGATTGTTCAAGCAGCCCAAGTCTGAACTGGCAGATCAATTGGCTCCCATACTTGGCAAACGACCTGCTGATCTGATGACCCAGTTTAATCAGGGGCCTACAGGGGTACAGATAGAATTCTCCCTTCCAGAGGGAGCGGCCCAACAGATTGAGGCCATGGAACTGGATGGCCTGGAGCTTATCCGTCGTCAACAACGAATTTATCCCCAGCAAAATCTGGCTTCCAGTGTTCTGGGCTATGTGAACCTTGACCGTCAGGGGCAGGCGGGGGTGGAGTATAGCCAGCAAAGCTTCCTGGAACGGGTTGTGAAGGTTCTACACCTGACTCGTACTGGAAGTGGTAGCTTGATCCCCAATCAGGAGCGAACTGTGCCTTTACAGGTGGATGAGCAGCGGTTGCAGCTGACCCTGGATTTGAGGCTGCAGCGGGTCGCCCGATCGTCTCTGCAAAAACAACTGAAGCAATATCAGGCTAAACGAGGCGCTGTTATTGTGATGGATGCCATGGATGGTTCAATTCTTTCTCTGGTGGTAGAGCCCTCCTACGATCCGAATGAGTATTCCAGGTTCAATCTGGAGTTATTTAAGAATTGGGCTGTGACAGATTTGTACGAGCCCGGATCTACCTTTAAGCCTTTGAATGTGGCGATCGCCCTGGAGAGTAAGGCCATTCAAGCAGATGATGTCTTCAATGACGAGGGCCGGATTTTCGTGGGGGGATGGCCGATTGAAGATTATGACTACTCCTCAGTGGGAGCCAGAGGTCCCCTAACTGTGACGGAAATTCTCCAGAACTCCAGCAATGTGGGCATGGTGCGGATTGTCCAACAAATGAAGCGGGAGTCCTACTATCGCTGGTTAGAGCGACTGGGCCTGGGACAGAAATCAGGCATTGATTTACCTTTTGAGATTGCTAGCCAACTGAAACCCAGAGAGCAATTTATTGCTTCACCGATTGAATCTGCTACCACTGCTTTTGGCCAGGGATTTTCCATAACCCCCATCCAGTTGGTCCAAATGCACGCAACCCTGGCCAATGGAGGCAAACGGGTAACACCCCATGTAGTGCGGGGGTTAATTGATGCCAGCAACCAACTGCAGGAACAGCCCGATCGTGCAGGCAGCAAACGAGTCTTTTCATCACGAACAACCCGAACCGTCCTGGCTATGATGGAGGCAGTTGTGGAGCGAGGGACTGGAAAACCAGGTCGCATTGCTGGCTATCGAATTGCAGGTAAAACAGGTACCGCTCAGAAAGCGAATTCCGCAGGTGGATATTCCAGCCATGCCAAGATCACCAGCTTTGTGAGCATCTTTCCAGTTGAGGCTCCCCGCTATGTTGTGCTGGCTGTGGTAGATGAACCGAAGGGGGACAATGCTTTTGGGGCAACAGTTGCTGCCCCAATCGTGAAGTCGGTGATTGAAACCCTAATTCCCCTGGAAGGGGTTGCCCCGGCCAAGGTGGGATCGAGTACTCGATAG
- a CDS encoding MFS transporter, with product MKSLTSDQAVLWRQVWGLAALLAAIVFSWMVYGFYQPRILEQLGFSGLAAYLGVIQGILGAGIEPIVGIGSDRMMQRIGSRLPLIAVGVTLAGIIFVLASLLLQVQVPVAMRWLIPVLMTLWVIAMIIFRGPAIALLMQFAPTSKLPRASSILVFVFGLVGALGPLLGSLIQALGTSLTFALGAIVLLAGAMLLWSTNLQTPLPPMTSVGPSPSAWQSTLIFGVGVGVGLEVNFLLRCFPTVLQPLIRGSNADYIAAAILLVSALVALPIERVTRKLGLRNAMLTGLGTMVALMGVALQTSDPGLAIALTLGFGVALGLLFITQIPFTLALVPPTEAGWGTGLYFGGMGAATALVSLLLQSASAFPSMSALVGSAIGFSANALCISQVSYWKCSVRE from the coding sequence ATGAAATCCTTAACCTCTGATCAGGCAGTTCTATGGCGACAGGTTTGGGGGCTGGCGGCCTTGCTGGCTGCGATCGTATTCAGTTGGATGGTTTACGGGTTTTACCAGCCCCGAATTCTGGAACAATTGGGATTTTCGGGACTGGCAGCTTATCTGGGGGTAATTCAGGGGATTTTGGGAGCCGGGATTGAGCCGATCGTGGGGATTGGGTCTGACCGCATGATGCAGCGCATCGGCAGTCGCCTGCCCCTGATTGCGGTGGGGGTGACCCTGGCCGGGATCATCTTTGTCCTGGCGTCCCTACTCCTCCAGGTTCAGGTGCCTGTAGCGATGCGCTGGCTGATTCCTGTTCTGATGACGCTCTGGGTAATTGCCATGATTATCTTCCGAGGGCCTGCGATCGCTCTGCTGATGCAGTTTGCGCCCACCTCCAAATTGCCCAGAGCCAGTTCTATCCTGGTGTTTGTTTTTGGCCTAGTGGGAGCCCTGGGACCCCTTCTGGGTTCCCTGATCCAGGCATTGGGCACGTCCCTGACTTTTGCCCTGGGGGCAATCGTCTTGCTGGCTGGGGCGATGCTGCTCTGGTCTACCAACCTACAGACACCCCTGCCACCCATGACATCCGTGGGGCCGAGCCCATCTGCCTGGCAGTCTACCCTGATTTTCGGCGTTGGGGTCGGGGTCGGTTTGGAGGTTAACTTCCTCCTGCGCTGTTTTCCAACAGTTTTACAGCCCCTGATCCGAGGGAGCAATGCAGACTATATTGCCGCTGCTATCCTTTTGGTGTCTGCCCTGGTGGCACTCCCCATAGAACGAGTTACCCGAAAGCTGGGTTTACGGAACGCTATGCTAACGGGGTTAGGGACGATGGTTGCTCTGATGGGGGTAGCGCTTCAGACGAGTGATCCGGGTCTGGCGATCGCCCTCACCTTAGGATTTGGGGTGGCCCTGGGGTTGCTATTCATTACCCAGATTCCCTTCACCCTGGCGCTGGTGCCTCCCACCGAGGCAGGCTGGGGAACAGGGCTCTATTTTGGGGGCATGGGAGCAGCAACGGCTCTGGTGAGTCTGCTCCTTCAAAGTGCTTCAGCCTTCCCAAGCATGTCGGCACTGGTGGGGAGTGCGATCGGATTTTCCGCTAATGCATTGTGCATCAGTCAGGTCAGTTACTGGAAGTGCAGCGTCAGGGAATAA
- a CDS encoding cofactor assembly of complex C subunit B, with protein sequence MAKPDRNQVLRRLPLVAGGLAAGLLLLNRLWTAELTDSQARSDALGVILSALLILTGLLWERVQPRSPDVVLLTGEEGFELASDLPEVVKIELAWASRILLTNTATRSLVVWYGGQVLLRRGILGPVPEVQPGPILQRVLTQQKPVYLVDLKVYPGRIEFNYLPENTQGVICQPIGGEGVLILGANAPRSYTQQDENWVEAIAEKLANSLGQHLYGE encoded by the coding sequence ATGGCGAAACCCGATCGAAATCAGGTCCTGCGGCGTTTACCCCTGGTGGCTGGGGGCTTGGCTGCCGGGTTGTTGTTGTTGAACCGATTATGGACAGCCGAATTAACCGATTCTCAGGCTCGATCGGATGCTCTGGGTGTGATCCTCAGCGCCCTGCTGATCTTGACTGGCTTGCTCTGGGAACGGGTGCAGCCCCGCTCTCCAGATGTGGTGCTTCTGACCGGAGAAGAAGGGTTTGAACTAGCATCTGACCTGCCAGAGGTGGTGAAGATAGAATTGGCCTGGGCCTCGCGGATCCTTCTAACCAACACAGCAACCCGCTCATTGGTAGTCTGGTATGGAGGACAGGTGCTGCTGCGACGGGGTATTCTGGGGCCAGTCCCAGAGGTGCAGCCGGGGCCGATTCTGCAGCGGGTGCTGACCCAGCAGAAGCCCGTCTATCTGGTTGACCTGAAGGTCTATCCGGGGCGCATCGAGTTTAACTATCTGCCCGAGAATACCCAGGGCGTGATTTGTCAGCCCATTGGGGGGGAAGGGGTCCTCATTCTAGGGGCCAATGCGCCCCGTAGTTATACCCAGCAGGATGAGAATTGGGTAGAAGCGATCGCGGAGAAACTGGCTAATAGCCTGGGCCAACACCTCTACGGCGAATAG
- a CDS encoding photosystem I reaction center subunit XI, which translates to MTSTTPLAGNLATPINSSPFSKAFINNLPAYRRGLSPFRRALEIGMAHGYLVYGPFATLGPLRGSDVGGLAGLLAASGLVVLLTIALSIYASSYPSSSADASDPMKTAEGWNEFAGGFLIGGIGGAAIAHALMVNLGVLSGIASSLS; encoded by the coding sequence ATGACTTCAACAACTCCACTAGCTGGTAATCTGGCGACTCCGATCAACTCTTCTCCCTTCTCTAAGGCTTTTATTAATAATTTGCCTGCCTACCGTCGCGGACTTTCTCCTTTCCGGAGAGCTCTGGAAATTGGTATGGCTCATGGTTACCTGGTGTATGGTCCCTTTGCCACACTGGGTCCCCTGCGGGGTTCTGATGTTGGAGGCTTGGCTGGCTTACTGGCTGCCTCTGGGTTGGTTGTCCTGCTGACGATCGCTCTGTCCATCTACGCCAGTAGCTATCCCTCCAGCTCTGCTGATGCGTCTGATCCGATGAAAACGGCAGAAGGCTGGAATGAATTTGCCGGTGGCTTCTTAATCGGTGGCATCGGTGGTGCTGCTATTGCTCATGCCCTGATGGTTAATCTGGGTGTGCTCAGCGGTATCGCCAGCAGTCTTTCCTAA
- the psaJ gene encoding photosystem I reaction center subunit IX: MNYLLKYLSSAPVLAAVWITITAGIVIEFNRFFPDLLFHPMP, encoded by the coding sequence ATGAACTATTTGCTGAAGTATCTTTCTAGTGCGCCTGTGCTGGCTGCGGTCTGGATCACGATTACTGCCGGTATTGTGATTGAATTCAATCGCTTCTTCCCCGATTTGTTGTTCCATCCCATGCCCTAG
- a CDS encoding Photosystem I reaction center subunit III, which yields MRRLFALLIVLCLWVGFTLPASADVAGLVPCKDSPAFAQRAKNSKSATAPQRFKSYADSGVLCGTDGLPHLIVDGRFSHAGEFTIPSILFLYIAGWIGWVGRAYIQKAKKSDSPEEKEIIIDVPAAVGLMLTGFSWPLLAVKEFTTGELLAKDDEITVSPR from the coding sequence ATGCGTCGATTGTTTGCTCTGCTGATTGTCCTTTGTCTGTGGGTTGGTTTTACCCTGCCCGCATCGGCTGATGTTGCTGGTCTTGTCCCCTGCAAAGATTCTCCAGCTTTTGCCCAGCGCGCTAAGAATTCTAAGAGTGCGACTGCTCCGCAGCGCTTCAAGTCTTACGCCGATTCGGGAGTCCTTTGCGGGACCGATGGTCTACCCCATCTTATTGTAGATGGTCGGTTCAGCCACGCTGGTGAATTTACGATTCCCAGCATTCTCTTCTTGTACATTGCCGGTTGGATTGGTTGGGTCGGTCGGGCCTACATCCAGAAAGCTAAGAAGAGCGACTCTCCGGAAGAGAAGGAAATCATCATTGATGTTCCTGCAGCCGTTGGTCTGATGCTGACCGGATTTTCCTGGCCGCTTCTGGCAGTTAAGGAATTTACCACCGGTGAACTGTTGGCCAAAGATGATGAGATTACTGTTTCACCCCGTTAG
- a CDS encoding alpha/beta hydrolase, translating to MAMINVSGTPHAYDLVVAPSVESPCTLVFIHGWLLSRSYWQPLIEHLVSSYTCLAYDLRGFGASQPAGSQIPWQDTLSMPPTLALVASDRSGYPASAPVDPLQSSSPIPDPLTHTAPQTFTPAAYVQDLAILLDQLNISNAWLIGHSLGGSIALWGAAQLFDRVKGVICINSGGGIYLEREFEKFRAAGQQMLQFRPPWLRQLPLVDLVFSRANVCHPIARRWGRQRIIDFVAAQPEAALGTLLDSTTEAEVHKLPQVVAQLQQPAYFITGSQDNIMEPRYVRHLASFHTLFGDCGENVIEIPDCGHFAMIEQSGQVADQVRSILYRHGL from the coding sequence ATGGCCATGATTAATGTTTCTGGAACACCCCATGCCTATGATCTGGTGGTGGCTCCCTCGGTTGAATCCCCCTGTACCCTAGTCTTTATTCACGGTTGGCTCCTGAGCCGATCGTACTGGCAGCCTCTGATAGAGCATCTGGTCTCCAGCTATACCTGTCTGGCCTACGATCTCCGTGGTTTTGGAGCCTCTCAGCCTGCTGGAAGTCAGATTCCTTGGCAAGACACCCTTTCCATGCCACCAACACTGGCGTTGGTGGCATCCGATCGATCGGGCTATCCTGCTTCAGCCCCTGTTGACCCGCTGCAGAGTAGTAGTCCCATTCCTGATCCTCTGACCCATACAGCGCCCCAGACCTTTACCCCTGCTGCCTATGTCCAGGACTTAGCCATCTTGCTTGATCAGTTGAATATCTCTAATGCCTGGTTGATTGGCCATTCCCTGGGTGGGAGCATTGCCCTGTGGGGTGCGGCTCAACTGTTCGATCGGGTGAAAGGCGTCATCTGCATTAATTCAGGGGGGGGCATTTACCTGGAACGGGAGTTTGAAAAATTCCGAGCGGCAGGGCAACAGATGCTCCAGTTTCGTCCCCCCTGGCTCAGGCAACTGCCTCTGGTTGATCTGGTGTTCTCCCGTGCCAATGTCTGCCATCCCATAGCCCGCCGCTGGGGTCGGCAGCGCATCATTGACTTTGTCGCAGCTCAGCCGGAGGCCGCCCTGGGAACCCTGCTGGATTCCACCACTGAAGCAGAGGTCCATAAGTTGCCCCAGGTTGTGGCCCAGCTTCAGCAACCCGCTTACTTTATTACAGGTTCCCAGGACAACATTATGGAGCCTCGCTATGTGCGCCACCTGGCCAGCTTTCACACCCTGTTTGGTGATTGCGGGGAGAATGTGATTGAAATCCCTGATTGTGGACACTTTGCCATGATTGAGCAATCTGGCCAGGTGGCCGATCAGGTGCGATCGATCCTGTACCGGCATGGGCTGTAG
- a CDS encoding GNAT family N-acetyltransferase: MGFWKSLFSGSDSSSPQKIAETDIYNAESQAEGKPATRTDLMRDRPNINSRIFFSTERDIDLYELEELCDAVGWSRRPLRKVKKAIQHSFLVISMWEQRGTQRRLIGFSRATSDHAFNATIWDVVVHPDFQGKGLGKALMRHIIKKLRSEDISNITLFADPQVVEFYRNLGFISDPEGIKGMFWYPD; encoded by the coding sequence ATGGGTTTTTGGAAAAGCTTGTTTAGCGGTTCTGATTCTTCCTCTCCGCAAAAAATAGCAGAGACCGATATCTATAATGCTGAAAGCCAAGCCGAAGGGAAGCCAGCCACGCGGACCGATCTGATGCGCGATCGCCCCAATATTAACTCCCGCATCTTCTTCAGCACGGAACGTGACATTGATTTGTATGAACTGGAAGAGCTTTGCGATGCAGTTGGGTGGTCCCGCCGTCCTTTGCGGAAGGTAAAAAAGGCAATCCAGCACAGCTTCCTCGTCATTTCCATGTGGGAGCAGAGGGGAACTCAGCGGCGATTGATCGGGTTTTCCCGCGCCACCTCTGATCATGCGTTCAATGCCACCATCTGGGATGTAGTTGTCCATCCGGACTTTCAAGGCAAAGGGTTGGGTAAAGCTCTGATGAGACATATCATCAAGAAGCTGCGGAGCGAGGATATTAGTAACATTACTCTGTTTGCCGATCCCCAGGTAGTAGAATTCTATCGGAATCTGGGCTTTATCTCCGACCCGGAAGGCATTAAAGGGATGTTCTGGTATCCAGATTAG